Proteins encoded together in one Silene latifolia isolate original U9 population unplaced genomic scaffold, ASM4854445v1 scaffold_221, whole genome shotgun sequence window:
- the LOC141638865 gene encoding protein yippee-like, translated as MGRLFLIGLEGLIYSCRHCDTHLGIADDILSKSFHCRHGKAYLFDKVVNITTGDKEQRLMLTGMHTVVDIFCVGCGSIVGWKYESAHEKSQKYKEGKFILERYQVIGPGGNEYVFNHEAQLGSDIDDAQVNLQ; from the exons ATGGGAAGATTGTTCTTGATCGGATTAGAAGGCTTAATTTACAGTTGCAGGCATTGTGATACCCACCTTGGCATTGCTGATGATATCCTTTCTAAG TCATTCCATTGCAGACATGGGAAAGCATATCTGTTTGATAAAGT TGTGAACATCACCACAGGAGACAAAGAACAACGCCTTATGCTAACAGGGATGCACACGGTAGTTGACATATTCTGTGTTGGCTGTGGCTCAATTGTAGGGTGGAAATAT GAGTCTGCACATGAGAAGAGTCAGAAGTACAAGGAAGGCAAATTCATTCTAGAGAG ATATCAGGTGATCGGACCGGGTGGAAATGAATATGTATTCAATCATGAAGCTCAACTCGGAAGTGACATAGATGACGCTCAAGTCAATTTACAGTAG
- the LOC141638872 gene encoding uncharacterized protein LOC141638872, protein MSFSFLESLSFNLSLSAFNACVLACGSFLFIFIGLYRPVRCESKIAESKYPSPKQSDNNKLEQVKVVIMTRPGRTSSGDAADMERKKLIRTVKERKEYDKARAHIFSSPGSPSDEASSQGSVDCKGLCPSKDDNGGCRVVPNDLDKILELGK, encoded by the exons ATGTCTTTTTCCTTTTTGGAGAGTTTATCCTTCAATTTAAGTTTATCGGCTTTTAATGCTTGTGTTTTGGCATGTGGTAGttttctctttatttttattGGTCTGTATCGGCCAGTTAGATGTGAAAG CAAAATTGCCGAGAGCAAATATCCATCTCCTAAACAGTCGGATAACAACAAGCTCGAACAAGTGAAAGTTGTTATCATGACTAGGCCTGGTAGGACGTCCTCTGGTGATGCAGCTGATATGGAGCGGAAGAAGCTGATACGAACCGTGAAAGAGAGAAAGGAGTATGACAAGGCAAGGGCTCACATTTTCAGTAGCCCAGGTAGTCCTTCAGATGAGGCCTCATCTCAAGGTTCGGTTGATTGTAAGGGTTTATGCCCCAGCAAAGATGATAACGGAGGATGTCGGGTTGTCCCGAATGATTTGGACAAAATTCTAGAATTAGGAAAGTAA